The following are from one region of the Catenulispora sp. EB89 genome:
- a CDS encoding roadblock/LC7 domain-containing protein — translation MKPPTSSTAVVTELQALRERIVGVTDSIIATTDGLLVASDTGSADQESLAALCAAGLALGTRTAAHMGLGGLRDSVIRAAGGHVVFAAIGEHALLAVVGDEGLDLATLRRDLPGTVELFGKLLAGDA, via the coding sequence GTGAAGCCACCGACCTCATCCACAGCCGTGGTCACCGAACTCCAAGCCCTGCGCGAGCGGATCGTCGGCGTCACCGACAGCATCATCGCCACCACCGACGGCCTCCTCGTGGCATCCGACACCGGCTCCGCCGACCAGGAATCCCTCGCCGCCCTCTGCGCCGCCGGCCTGGCCCTCGGCACCCGCACCGCCGCCCACATGGGCCTCGGCGGCCTCCGCGACTCGGTCATCCGCGCCGCCGGCGGCCACGTGGTCTTCGCCGCCATCGGCGAGCACGCCCTCCTGGCAGTAGTCGGCGACGAGGGACTGGACCTGGCGACACTGCGGCGCGACCTGCCGGGCACGGTGGAGCTGTTCGGGAAGCTGCTGGCGGGAGACGCCTAA
- a CDS encoding LysR family transcriptional regulator, translated as MMDVRRLRLLRELSVHGTVTATAEALHLTGPAVSQQLAALEKEAGVPLLEKQGRTLRLTFAGRRLVEHADVILSNLAAADAELDALRSGRRGVVSIAAFPSAARVLLPPLWRLLADESGAGLESRPELRPESRPQLRPELRITEAEPEAAIELLQRREADVAIAHAYGLLPRALPAGCEQHRLMEDPVLLAVHPDTATAHGLAPDRPADLADFRDEAWLMPDPRVISCHEFTRRACGAAGFVPAPIAVATDFSVLTAFVAAGAGVALVPRMALPADTTGIRLHPLAAPMTRTVYALTRGGEAGQPRVDRVLEGLRAVSGA; from the coding sequence ATGATGGACGTCCGGCGGCTACGCCTGCTGCGGGAGCTGTCGGTGCACGGCACCGTGACCGCGACCGCCGAGGCGCTGCACCTGACCGGCCCCGCGGTGTCGCAGCAGTTGGCGGCGCTGGAGAAGGAGGCCGGCGTCCCGCTGCTGGAGAAGCAGGGCCGCACGCTGCGTCTGACGTTCGCCGGGCGGCGGCTCGTCGAGCACGCCGACGTGATCCTCAGCAACCTGGCGGCGGCGGACGCCGAACTCGACGCACTGCGGTCCGGGCGGCGCGGCGTGGTGTCGATCGCGGCGTTCCCCTCGGCGGCGCGGGTGCTGCTGCCGCCGCTGTGGCGGCTGTTGGCGGACGAGAGCGGCGCGGGGCTTGAATCGCGACCCGAGTTGCGGCCCGAATCGCGGCCCCAGTTGCGGCCCGAGTTGCGGATCACCGAGGCCGAGCCGGAAGCCGCGATCGAGCTGCTGCAACGCCGCGAAGCCGACGTCGCGATCGCCCACGCCTACGGCCTGCTCCCCCGCGCGCTGCCAGCAGGATGCGAGCAGCACCGGCTGATGGAGGACCCTGTGTTGCTGGCCGTGCACCCGGACACCGCGACCGCGCACGGCCTGGCCCCCGACCGACCCGCCGACCTGGCCGACTTCCGGGACGAGGCGTGGCTGATGCCCGATCCGCGGGTGATCTCGTGCCACGAGTTCACCCGCCGCGCGTGCGGGGCGGCCGGATTCGTCCCGGCGCCGATCGCCGTGGCCACCGACTTCTCGGTGCTGACCGCCTTCGTCGCGGCCGGCGCCGGCGTCGCCCTCGTGCCGAGGATGGCGCTGCCCGCCGACACGACGGGCATCAGGCTGCATCCGCTGGCCGCGCCGATGACGCGCACCGTGTACGCGCTGACGCGCGGTGGGGAGGCGGGGCAGCCGCGGGTCGACCGGGTGCTGGAAGGGCTGCGGGCGGTTTCAGGGGCCTGA
- a CDS encoding DMT family transporter, producing the protein MNPRELSPRALALAATVVLWASAFPAIRVGVPGLGVAGLSVARLAVASAALALVAPFLGVRWPARRDLPRIALCAATGMSAYQLLLNWGEVHVAAGTASLLISIAPVFSVLLAAAFLGERLTPRVVAGSLIALAGAALVALGGGSAQVSTSAVVVLAAAVVQGVYHFASKPLLRRYTGFEVACYAMWGGTLFLLPLAPTAWHAISHAASHAGGSALAAALYLGVAPSALGFVTWGYAVARYPVARSTAALYLVPPVALGVAFVWLGETPGLLELLGGLVGIGGVMLIQRRSGDGTRDNLPSTASKAFSITR; encoded by the coding sequence GTGAACCCCCGCGAGCTCTCCCCCCGGGCCCTCGCCCTCGCGGCGACCGTCGTGCTCTGGGCCTCAGCCTTCCCGGCGATCCGGGTCGGCGTGCCGGGCCTGGGCGTCGCCGGACTGTCGGTGGCCCGGCTGGCCGTGGCGTCGGCGGCGCTCGCGCTCGTCGCGCCGTTCCTGGGCGTGCGGTGGCCCGCGCGGCGCGATCTGCCGCGGATCGCGCTGTGCGCGGCCACCGGCATGAGCGCCTACCAGCTGCTGCTCAACTGGGGCGAGGTGCACGTCGCGGCCGGGACCGCCAGCCTGCTGATATCGATCGCGCCGGTGTTCAGCGTCCTGCTCGCCGCCGCGTTCCTGGGGGAGCGGCTGACGCCGCGCGTCGTCGCGGGCAGCCTGATCGCGCTGGCCGGCGCGGCGCTCGTCGCGCTCGGCGGCGGTTCGGCGCAGGTGTCCACGAGCGCGGTGGTCGTGCTCGCCGCCGCGGTGGTCCAGGGCGTCTACCACTTCGCGTCCAAGCCGCTGCTGCGCCGCTACACAGGGTTCGAAGTCGCCTGTTACGCGATGTGGGGCGGCACGCTCTTCCTGCTCCCGCTGGCCCCGACCGCCTGGCACGCCATCTCGCACGCCGCCTCGCACGCCGGCGGCTCCGCGCTGGCCGCCGCGCTCTACCTCGGCGTGGCGCCGTCCGCGCTGGGCTTCGTGACCTGGGGCTACGCCGTCGCCAGGTACCCCGTGGCGCGCTCGACGGCCGCGCTGTACCTGGTGCCGCCGGTCGCGCTCGGCGTGGCGTTCGTCTGGCTCGGCGAGACCCCGGGGCTGCTCGAACTCCTCGGCGGCCTGGTCGGGATCGGCGGCGTGATGCTGATCCAGCGGCGTTCCGGTGACGGCACTAGGGACAACCTCCCCTCGACAGCGTCGAAGGCCTTTTCGATCACCCGTTGA
- a CDS encoding pentapeptide repeat-containing protein, whose translation MAQRRGGAPDPETTSTINGEDWYGRRLGEEAFERVAFLDVDFTEVVSEGAAFSECVFRGCRFNASVHTGSAFANCTFRRSSLFDASFTRAKVMGSMFDDCTFGALKVEGGDWSFVGLPGADLRGAVFRGVRMREADLTGAKCRDAQFRDVDLSGSWVFGASFEKSDLRGSDLSAFDPTEVKMRDAVITADQAVVLAVALGLDVRAE comes from the coding sequence ATGGCGCAGCGCAGGGGCGGAGCCCCCGATCCGGAGACCACCTCGACGATCAACGGCGAGGACTGGTACGGCCGGCGGCTCGGCGAGGAGGCGTTCGAGCGCGTCGCGTTCCTCGACGTCGACTTCACCGAGGTGGTCAGCGAGGGCGCCGCGTTCAGTGAGTGCGTCTTCCGCGGCTGCCGGTTCAACGCCTCGGTGCACACCGGGTCGGCGTTCGCGAACTGCACGTTCCGCCGCAGCTCGCTGTTCGACGCGTCGTTCACGCGTGCCAAGGTGATGGGCTCGATGTTCGACGACTGCACGTTCGGCGCCCTGAAGGTCGAGGGGGGCGACTGGTCGTTCGTCGGCCTGCCCGGCGCCGACCTGCGGGGCGCCGTGTTCCGCGGGGTCCGGATGCGCGAGGCCGACCTGACCGGTGCCAAGTGCCGGGACGCACAGTTCCGCGATGTGGATCTGTCGGGTTCCTGGGTGTTCGGAGCCTCGTTCGAGAAGAGCGACCTGCGGGGCAGCGACCTGTCCGCGTTCGACCCGACCGAGGTGAAGATGCGCGACGCGGTCATCACCGCCGATCAGGCGGTGGTGCTGGCTGTCGCGCTCGGGCTGGACGTGCGGGCGGAGTAG
- a CDS encoding GNAT family N-acetyltransferase — translation MSARDDLPLVVIRPERIDDHAAVQDVHRQAFGDGDRVPTLVDALRAAPAALAPTSLVATVDERVVGHVMLSACRLDALRRLVDVLSLSPLGVLPEYQGRGIGTRLVADALAAADSQGIPSVFLEGDPNYYGKHGFADATKLGFRPPSLRYPPGAFQVATLSSHEEWMTGTFVYSDAFWALDCVGLRPDDLPA, via the coding sequence GTGAGCGCACGCGACGATCTTCCTCTGGTGGTGATCCGGCCTGAGCGGATCGACGATCATGCGGCGGTGCAGGATGTGCACAGGCAGGCGTTCGGCGACGGTGACCGCGTTCCGACACTGGTCGACGCACTGCGCGCGGCCCCGGCAGCTCTGGCGCCGACATCGCTGGTGGCGACGGTCGACGAGCGGGTCGTCGGCCACGTGATGCTCAGCGCCTGCCGGTTGGACGCGCTGCGCCGGCTGGTGGACGTGCTGTCGCTGTCGCCGTTGGGCGTGCTGCCGGAGTACCAGGGCCGGGGCATCGGTACTCGGCTCGTCGCGGACGCTCTCGCGGCTGCCGACAGCCAGGGCATTCCTTCGGTGTTCTTGGAAGGCGATCCGAACTACTACGGCAAGCACGGCTTCGCCGACGCCACGAAGCTGGGCTTCCGGCCGCCGTCGCTGCGCTATCCGCCCGGCGCGTTCCAGGTCGCCACGCTGTCCTCGCACGAGGAGTGGATGACGGGCACCTTCGTGTACTCCGACGCGTTCTGGGCGCTGGATTGCGTGGGGCTGCGGCCCGACGACCTTCCGGCGTAG
- a CDS encoding WGR domain-containing protein, with translation MTQGTTYLELSEDSGSAHKFYEVTVAGTVVDIRYGRIGTDGSRQTSTFPTVEKAEAAAAKKIGEKVRKGYAPSVMGARAARSITRRAVVSAPSTARATAPVLWRFRTASSAFGIHIDGDRCWVGNQSGDVYSLGHDGQVLSRFQLPDGVKCLVADDFWIYAGCDDGSVYDLSGKIPHAAYRIHEDVDIYWLDIHEGVLAVSDAGGRLVVIDHEEEHQWSRNSSGTGAWMVRGDDAAIYHGHSAGVTAYAADGGREMWNTKTPGVVLFGWQETDHVYAGTGRHVVHKIAKADGRAVAEYRCDNSVYSCATAPDGRYVFAGDSASSVYCFAADGRRLWKLRTGCGSALSMQYRDERLYLVTTDGSLACVDATESAITAAQGGVVPTVLDVKASAAMPVATPTTTIATTTSTAAGTVVECIDDHGRVRVRVVGTGYQTGWNVQFPRDMRVVGARYVVEEIHEASRGFYRVRGDIKRLV, from the coding sequence ATGACTCAGGGGACGACCTATCTGGAGCTGTCCGAAGACAGCGGCAGCGCGCACAAGTTCTACGAGGTGACCGTCGCCGGCACCGTCGTCGACATCCGCTACGGCCGCATAGGCACCGACGGTTCGCGGCAGACCTCGACGTTCCCCACGGTCGAGAAGGCCGAGGCGGCCGCCGCCAAGAAGATCGGCGAGAAGGTGCGCAAGGGCTACGCCCCCTCGGTCATGGGTGCCCGGGCCGCGCGCAGCATCACCCGGCGCGCGGTGGTGTCGGCTCCGTCGACGGCGCGCGCCACCGCGCCGGTGCTGTGGCGCTTCCGGACCGCCTCCAGCGCCTTCGGCATCCACATCGACGGCGACCGCTGCTGGGTCGGCAACCAGTCCGGCGACGTCTACAGCCTCGGCCACGACGGCCAGGTGCTCTCCCGCTTCCAGCTCCCCGACGGGGTCAAGTGCCTGGTGGCCGACGACTTCTGGATCTACGCGGGCTGCGACGACGGCTCCGTCTACGACCTGTCCGGCAAGATCCCGCACGCCGCCTACCGCATCCACGAGGACGTCGACATCTACTGGCTGGACATCCACGAGGGCGTCCTGGCGGTCTCGGACGCCGGCGGGCGCCTGGTCGTCATCGACCACGAGGAGGAGCACCAGTGGTCGCGCAACAGCTCCGGCACCGGGGCCTGGATGGTGCGCGGCGACGACGCGGCGATCTACCACGGGCACAGCGCGGGCGTCACCGCCTACGCCGCCGACGGCGGCCGCGAGATGTGGAACACCAAGACCCCCGGCGTCGTGCTCTTCGGCTGGCAGGAAACCGACCACGTCTACGCCGGCACCGGCCGGCACGTCGTGCACAAGATCGCCAAGGCGGACGGCCGCGCCGTCGCCGAGTACCGCTGCGACAACTCGGTCTACTCCTGCGCGACCGCCCCCGACGGCCGCTACGTCTTCGCCGGCGACAGCGCCTCCTCCGTGTACTGCTTCGCCGCCGACGGCCGGCGCCTGTGGAAGCTCCGCACCGGCTGTGGCTCTGCGCTGTCCATGCAGTACCGCGACGAGCGCCTGTACCTCGTCACCACCGACGGCTCCCTGGCCTGCGTCGACGCCACCGAGTCGGCCATCACCGCGGCGCAGGGCGGCGTCGTGCCGACCGTGCTCGACGTGAAGGCGAGCGCCGCGATGCCGGTCGCCACCCCGACCACCACCATCGCCACCACGACCTCGACGGCCGCCGGCACCGTCGTCGAGTGCATCGACGACCACGGCCGGGTCCGGGTCCGCGTCGTCGGCACCGGCTACCAGACCGGCTGGAACGTGCAGTTCCCGCGCGACATGCGGGTCGTCGGCGCACGCTACGTCGTCGAGGAGATCCACGAGGCCAGCCGCGGGTTCTACCGCGTGCGCGGGGATATCAAGCGTCTGGTCTGA
- a CDS encoding sensor histidine kinase — protein sequence MLGGVRTDAWLPVLPRVIGLAVVVAVLPLVHGLHWDATVWVLAALVCGAWASWCVLGARAGQPESVPEARAVPLLLVPVVAGNLLVMLRPEAGIAAIVVGMAVMSVGAALPTRSGIAVLTAGILAVGVGAALSARSIQIWAVVGWSSLLLAGYLAGTVRRGLHVQHREERRAAALAERTRIAREIHDVLAHSLGALAVQLDLTDSLLTADPPRTAEAIKLVADARRIAVDGLVETRRAIATLRSDTPPLPEALTAMVSEHRTRSGASASLDVEGTPRPLAPDVTLALLRVTQEALANAAKHAPRRPVTARLRYEPDSVDLSVLSRGAGTVAEHDPEPQPEPETELEPGPEPEAVPGLNGGYGLAGMRERLLLVGGELRAGPSAAGWHVHAHVAA from the coding sequence ATGCTCGGAGGCGTACGGACAGACGCGTGGCTGCCGGTCCTGCCGCGCGTCATCGGCCTCGCGGTGGTCGTCGCCGTGCTGCCCTTGGTCCACGGACTGCACTGGGACGCGACCGTCTGGGTCCTCGCGGCGCTGGTGTGCGGCGCGTGGGCGTCGTGGTGCGTGCTCGGCGCTCGCGCCGGTCAGCCGGAGTCCGTCCCGGAGGCGCGCGCCGTCCCACTGCTCTTGGTGCCGGTGGTTGCCGGGAACCTGCTGGTCATGCTGCGACCGGAGGCCGGGATCGCAGCCATCGTCGTCGGCATGGCGGTCATGTCGGTCGGGGCGGCCTTGCCGACGCGGTCGGGCATCGCCGTGCTGACTGCGGGCATCCTCGCGGTCGGCGTCGGCGCCGCTCTGAGTGCGCGCTCGATCCAGATCTGGGCCGTGGTCGGCTGGTCGAGCCTGCTGCTGGCCGGATACCTGGCCGGCACGGTGCGCCGCGGCCTGCACGTCCAGCACCGGGAGGAGCGACGCGCCGCAGCCCTGGCCGAGCGCACGCGCATCGCCCGGGAGATCCACGACGTCCTCGCGCACTCGCTCGGCGCCCTGGCCGTGCAGCTGGACCTCACCGACTCGCTGCTCACCGCCGACCCGCCGCGCACCGCCGAGGCGATCAAGCTCGTGGCCGACGCCCGGCGCATCGCCGTCGACGGGCTCGTCGAGACCCGCCGCGCGATCGCCACCCTGCGCTCTGACACCCCGCCGTTGCCGGAGGCGCTGACCGCGATGGTGTCCGAGCACCGCACGCGCTCGGGCGCGTCGGCGAGCCTCGACGTCGAGGGCACGCCGCGTCCGCTGGCCCCGGACGTCACGCTGGCGCTGCTCCGCGTCACGCAGGAGGCGCTGGCCAACGCGGCGAAGCACGCCCCGCGTCGGCCGGTGACCGCGCGGTTGAGGTACGAGCCGGACTCGGTGGATCTCAGTGTGCTGTCTCGCGGCGCCGGAACAGTTGCCGAGCATGACCCCGAGCCTCAGCCCGAGCCCGAGACTGAGCTCGAACCTGGGCCTGAGCCCGAGGCCGTGCCGGGGCTGAACGGCGGCTACGGCTTGGCCGGCATGCGGGAACGACTCCTACTGGTCGGCGGCGAGCTGAGAGCCGGGCCGAGTGCCGCCGGCTGGCACGTTCACGCGCACGTCGCCGCCTGA
- a CDS encoding response regulator, producing the protein MSHRIVVADDQAVIREGLMMLLDMLPDIDVVGGAENGAQAIARVEELRPDAVLMDLSMPVVDGVEATRHIVANHPEIAVIVLTTMAEDQLIVDALQAGARAYLTKDANKTAIARAIDAAVNGQATLDPVARERLLAAASRRTSIASPALPQPQPQPQSQSPEPDSSAAPSREPLTPRETDVLRLLAQGLPNAAIGRRLLVGEATVKTHVTHLFAKLKVTTRAEATAWAHRNGYRADVTRRPAD; encoded by the coding sequence ATGAGCCACCGCATCGTGGTCGCCGACGACCAGGCCGTCATCCGCGAAGGCCTCATGATGCTGCTCGACATGCTGCCGGACATCGACGTCGTCGGCGGCGCGGAGAACGGCGCGCAGGCCATCGCCCGGGTCGAGGAACTGCGGCCCGACGCCGTCCTGATGGACCTGAGCATGCCCGTCGTCGACGGCGTCGAGGCGACTCGTCATATCGTCGCGAACCATCCGGAGATCGCCGTCATCGTCCTGACCACCATGGCCGAGGACCAGCTCATCGTCGACGCACTCCAAGCAGGCGCTCGTGCCTACCTGACCAAGGACGCGAACAAGACCGCGATCGCGCGCGCCATCGACGCCGCCGTGAACGGCCAGGCGACGCTGGATCCCGTGGCCCGCGAACGCCTTCTGGCCGCCGCGAGCCGCAGGACGAGCATCGCGTCACCCGCGCTGCCACAGCCACAGCCACAGCCACAGTCACAGTCACCCGAGCCCGACTCCAGCGCCGCCCCGAGCCGGGAGCCGCTGACGCCCCGCGAAACCGACGTCCTCCGCCTTCTGGCCCAAGGCCTGCCCAACGCCGCGATCGGCCGCCGCCTCCTGGTCGGCGAGGCGACGGTGAAGACCCACGTCACCCACCTGTTCGCCAAGCTGAAAGTCACCACCCGCGCGGAGGCCACGGCCTGGGCCCACCGCAACGGCTACCGAGCCGACGTCACCAGGCGACCGGCAGACTGA
- a CDS encoding cytochrome P450: MTDTDHRSELPDLSELPDLPDFPFRSHSLTPPAEYAERRATCPMGQVRLPSGDPAILLLTYRDVAAAMADPRLSHDLTGPDAARMTKEPSFLQDPDVVLNKDGEDHLRMRRIVAAAFTPRRVERWRPVIQQIADELVDDLEQAGPPTDLVAGYCFALPVRIICRLLGVPEQDALRFRVWSNAFSAGAQMTPEQTAAEIGAFLGYMAELIAAKRAEPGEDLIDDLIAARDGADKLTEHELVALATGLIAAGNETTATALSRAVVELLEDDRRLWKQLLDDPALVPAAVDELLRFTGLSNSTLLRVAVADVELPSGPVRTGQVIGIASNGATRDPEAYPDPDTIRFDRDAPPTLMFGGGPHYCLGAHLAKAELAIGLGTLLQRLPGLRMTVTRDELTFSGGEIVDSMISLPVAW; this comes from the coding sequence ATGACTGACACCGACCACCGGTCCGAGCTGCCCGACCTGTCCGAGCTGCCCGACCTGCCGGACTTCCCGTTCCGCAGCCATTCGCTGACCCCGCCAGCCGAGTACGCCGAGCGCCGAGCCACGTGCCCGATGGGGCAGGTGCGGCTGCCCAGCGGCGACCCGGCGATCCTGTTGCTGACCTACCGGGACGTGGCCGCGGCGATGGCCGATCCGCGGCTGTCGCACGACCTGACCGGACCGGACGCGGCGCGGATGACGAAGGAGCCGAGCTTCCTTCAGGACCCTGACGTCGTGCTCAACAAGGACGGCGAGGACCACCTGCGGATGCGCCGCATCGTCGCCGCCGCCTTCACCCCGCGCCGGGTCGAGCGCTGGCGGCCGGTGATCCAGCAGATCGCGGACGAGCTGGTCGACGACCTGGAGCAGGCCGGTCCGCCGACCGACCTGGTCGCAGGGTACTGTTTCGCGCTGCCGGTGCGGATCATCTGCCGGCTGCTCGGCGTTCCCGAGCAGGACGCACTGCGCTTCCGGGTCTGGTCGAACGCGTTCTCCGCCGGCGCGCAGATGACCCCCGAGCAGACCGCGGCGGAGATCGGCGCGTTCCTCGGATACATGGCCGAGCTGATCGCCGCCAAGCGCGCCGAGCCCGGCGAGGACCTGATCGACGACCTGATCGCGGCCCGCGACGGCGCCGACAAGCTGACCGAGCACGAGCTGGTGGCCCTGGCCACGGGCCTGATCGCGGCCGGCAACGAGACCACCGCGACGGCGCTGAGCCGGGCGGTCGTCGAGCTGCTGGAGGACGACCGGCGGCTGTGGAAGCAGCTGCTCGACGATCCCGCGCTGGTGCCGGCCGCGGTCGACGAGCTGCTGCGCTTCACCGGGCTGAGCAACAGCACCCTGCTGCGCGTCGCCGTGGCGGACGTCGAGCTGCCGTCGGGGCCGGTCAGGACCGGACAGGTGATCGGGATCGCCAGCAACGGCGCGACGCGCGACCCCGAGGCGTATCCGGATCCTGACACCATCCGTTTCGACCGGGACGCGCCGCCGACGCTGATGTTCGGCGGCGGGCCGCACTACTGCCTGGGCGCGCATCTGGCGAAGGCGGAGTTGGCGATCGGGCTCGGGACGCTGCTCCAGCGGCTGCCGGGCCTGCGGATGACGGTGACGCGCGACGAGCTGACGTTCAGCGGCGGCGAGATCGTCGACTCGATGATCAGTCTGCCGGTCGCCTGGTGA
- a CDS encoding alpha/beta fold hydrolase, which translates to MPTVTTSGFTQYYEVHGDPAHPPVLLISGLGGVGASWGPQVERFAANHFVLLPDQRGTGRTTHAADGYTTEQLAEDMIAVVEHAGLPSVHVVGASTGGAIAQHIALERPDLVRSLTLSSSFARFDAFMHREFEIRRKMAVEWDRFDLLSAYSLFLFSPRFTDEHPERVSAWIENAGRVREDEAADRKIDLHRIDMIAAHDTSARLGEISRPTLVLCGDDNHCTPMPVSEELAEGIAGAELVVFEDAGELIEIEQPDRYFEVVGSFIARHL; encoded by the coding sequence ATGCCCACGGTCACCACCAGCGGTTTCACGCAGTACTACGAGGTCCACGGCGATCCGGCCCATCCGCCGGTGCTCCTGATCTCCGGGCTCGGCGGCGTCGGCGCCAGCTGGGGCCCGCAGGTCGAACGCTTCGCCGCGAACCACTTCGTGCTCCTGCCCGACCAGCGCGGCACCGGCCGCACCACCCACGCCGCCGACGGCTACACCACCGAGCAGCTGGCCGAGGACATGATCGCCGTCGTGGAGCACGCCGGCCTGCCCTCGGTGCACGTGGTCGGAGCGTCCACCGGCGGGGCCATCGCACAGCACATCGCGCTCGAACGCCCGGACCTCGTGCGCTCGCTCACGCTCTCGTCGTCGTTCGCGCGCTTCGACGCGTTCATGCACCGCGAGTTCGAGATCCGCCGGAAGATGGCCGTGGAGTGGGACCGGTTCGACCTGCTCTCGGCCTACTCGCTGTTCCTGTTCTCGCCGAGGTTCACCGACGAGCACCCCGAGCGCGTGAGCGCGTGGATCGAGAACGCCGGGCGAGTCCGCGAGGACGAGGCCGCGGATCGGAAGATCGACCTCCACCGTATCGACATGATCGCCGCCCACGACACGTCGGCGCGCCTCGGCGAGATCAGCCGGCCGACCCTCGTCCTGTGCGGCGACGACAACCACTGCACGCCGATGCCGGTGTCGGAGGAACTGGCCGAGGGCATAGCCGGAGCCGAGCTCGTCGTCTTCGAGGACGCCGGCGAACTGATCGAGATCGAGCAGCCGGACCGCTACTTCGAGGTGGTCGGCTCCTTCATCGCCCGCCACCTCTGA
- a CDS encoding TetR/AcrR family transcriptional regulator C-terminal ligand-binding domain-containing protein codes for MDATPAERTTARTAARTPARTTERTSGRRRDPQTDTAAIEAVLDLVGAGATLSGLSLVTIAEHVGVSRNTLYRRWKTKDELYLDVLSAINKPLPEFDGRTAREDLAVYLGTLVERTLDRRATGVLRALQAEAQAFPELHRRYFSEIVADRRAAVHGILRRGIDAGEIRADVDVEFVSELLVAPILARMASGTTDGLDPETTGRRIVEHVYRGIEV; via the coding sequence ATGGACGCGACCCCCGCTGAACGAACGACGGCGCGAACCGCGGCACGAACCCCGGCGCGAACCACCGAGCGCACCTCCGGCCGCCGCCGGGACCCGCAGACCGACACCGCGGCCATCGAGGCGGTCCTCGACCTGGTCGGTGCGGGTGCGACCCTGTCCGGCCTGTCGCTGGTGACCATCGCCGAGCACGTCGGCGTCTCCCGCAACACGCTCTACCGGCGCTGGAAGACCAAGGACGAGCTCTACCTGGACGTCCTGAGCGCCATCAACAAGCCGCTGCCGGAGTTCGACGGCCGCACTGCGCGCGAGGACCTGGCCGTCTACCTCGGAACGCTCGTCGAGCGCACCCTCGACCGCCGCGCCACCGGCGTTCTGCGTGCCCTGCAAGCCGAGGCGCAGGCCTTCCCCGAACTGCACCGCCGCTACTTCAGCGAGATCGTCGCCGACCGCCGCGCAGCCGTCCACGGCATCCTGCGGCGCGGGATCGACGCCGGGGAGATCCGCGCCGACGTCGACGTCGAGTTCGTCAGTGAACTGCTGGTCGCGCCGATCCTGGCCCGCATGGCCTCCGGGACCACCGACGGCCTGGATCCGGAGACGACCGGCCGGCGGATCGTCGAGCACGTGTACCGCGGCATCGAGGTCTGA
- a CDS encoding RNA polymerase sigma factor, which translates to MATTSFDDVYAATAPRLIGQLYLVIGDLAEAQDCVQEAYARAWTRWDKLTRDGGDPVGWVRSTAYRLAVSRWRHHTAGLRAFMRHGAPGVMAPPSADTIAVRNALAELPLGLRAALVMYYLGGMPVAEVATALNVPQGTVKARLSRGRTAMAALLTDTSEFGDGAVEVAHV; encoded by the coding sequence TTGGCGACGACGAGCTTCGACGACGTCTACGCCGCCACCGCGCCGCGTCTGATCGGCCAGCTGTACCTGGTGATCGGCGATCTCGCCGAGGCCCAGGACTGCGTGCAGGAGGCGTACGCGCGAGCGTGGACGAGGTGGGACAAGCTCACCCGGGACGGCGGGGACCCGGTCGGCTGGGTGCGCTCCACGGCGTACCGGCTGGCGGTCTCCCGGTGGCGGCACCACACGGCCGGGCTGCGGGCGTTCATGCGGCACGGCGCGCCGGGGGTCATGGCGCCGCCGTCGGCGGACACCATCGCCGTCCGCAACGCCCTGGCCGAACTGCCGTTGGGACTGCGGGCCGCGCTGGTCATGTACTACCTCGGCGGCATGCCGGTCGCCGAGGTCGCCACGGCGCTCAACGTGCCGCAGGGCACTGTCAAGGCACGGCTGTCGCGGGGCCGCACGGCGATGGCCGCGCTGCTGACCGACACCAGCGAGTTCGGCGACGGCGCCGTGGAGGTGGCCCATGTCTGA